A genomic segment from Bacillus cereus G9842 encodes:
- a CDS encoding ReoY family proteolytic degradation factor: MNTPVSVNEKKDFVKWFLNNYQLKQRECVWILNYLMSHDQLMHKVHFVEHAKYCPRGLVMSANCVKDTPFHFFKQNVMTTDAEKSFHDIRLNRDEDIYIQLNFKSSFQNANYVAVLEENPYLPKHIEVNEKDRLLAERFLEESVFSFRRERLLKQIDEALDKQDKEAFHRLTAELKTL, from the coding sequence ATGAATACCCCTGTTTCTGTAAACGAGAAGAAGGATTTTGTAAAATGGTTTTTGAATAATTACCAACTGAAACAGCGTGAATGTGTATGGATTCTGAATTATTTAATGAGTCACGACCAATTGATGCATAAAGTCCACTTCGTAGAGCATGCAAAATATTGTCCGCGTGGCTTAGTGATGTCAGCGAATTGTGTGAAAGACACACCGTTTCACTTTTTTAAACAAAATGTTATGACAACAGATGCTGAAAAATCGTTTCATGATATTCGTTTAAATCGAGATGAGGATATTTATATTCAACTCAACTTTAAATCATCGTTTCAAAATGCGAATTATGTAGCTGTATTAGAAGAAAACCCATATCTACCAAAGCATATTGAAGTAAATGAAAAAGATCGTTTACTTGCAGAAAGGTTTTTGGAAGAAAGTGTATTTTCGTTTAGAAGAGAACGCCTTTTGAAACAAATTGATGAAGCGTTAGATAAGCAAGATAAGGAAGCGTTTCATAGATTAACGGCAGAGTTAAAAACTTTATAG
- a CDS encoding YpiF family protein, whose amino-acid sequence MKGGRNLKWIVKDVEQFEQAREYVDTGVIPLLSISAAKEIKMVVEQGEFIELLSMELEREYKGRVLLLPAFTYLVESQKNEKGRLQEWTNHLRREGFKHIAYVTSDFSWKEDIQELQGDLFWFPSLALEQFSDQAKREVIHAHIKNIMVMLEEKWGNSQ is encoded by the coding sequence ATGAAGGGGGGAAGAAATTTGAAATGGATTGTAAAAGATGTGGAACAGTTTGAGCAAGCAAGAGAGTATGTTGATACAGGAGTAATACCGCTTTTATCAATTTCGGCAGCGAAAGAAATAAAAATGGTTGTAGAACAAGGTGAATTTATCGAATTGTTGAGTATGGAATTGGAAAGAGAGTATAAAGGAAGAGTGCTTTTACTGCCTGCTTTTACGTATTTAGTAGAAAGTCAAAAGAATGAAAAAGGTCGTTTGCAAGAATGGACAAATCATTTACGAAGAGAAGGTTTTAAGCATATTGCTTATGTTACAAGTGATTTTTCATGGAAAGAGGATATACAAGAGTTACAGGGAGATTTATTTTGGTTTCCTTCATTAGCATTAGAACAATTTAGTGATCAAGCAAAGAGAGAAGTTATTCATGCACATATAAAAAATATAATGGTGATGTTGGAAGAGAAGTGGGGAAACTCGCAATAA
- the qcrA gene encoding menaquinol-cytochrome c reductase iron-sulfur subunit: MSEKEHRVSRRQFLNYTLTGVGGFMAAGILMPMTRFALDPVLRKEAGTDMVAVAQVKDITTEPKRFDFKVKQVDGWYKSEEPKSAWVHKDESGDIVAFSPVCKHLGCTVNWNSDKAHPNQFFCPCHGGRYTKDGMNIKGTPPLAPLDVYESKVKDGTLYLGKAKPRGGAK, from the coding sequence GTGAGCGAGAAAGAACATCGCGTGTCAAGAAGACAATTTTTAAATTACACACTCACAGGGGTAGGAGGCTTTATGGCTGCCGGTATTTTAATGCCGATGACGCGATTTGCGCTTGATCCGGTGTTAAGAAAAGAAGCCGGAACAGATATGGTTGCTGTTGCGCAAGTAAAGGATATTACAACAGAGCCGAAGCGTTTCGATTTTAAAGTGAAGCAGGTTGATGGTTGGTACAAGTCTGAAGAACCAAAATCGGCTTGGGTTCATAAAGATGAAAGCGGAGACATTGTTGCGTTCTCTCCAGTATGTAAACATTTAGGATGTACAGTTAACTGGAATTCGGACAAAGCACATCCGAATCAATTCTTTTGCCCATGTCACGGGGGGCGTTATACAAAAGATGGGATGAACATTAAGGGTACGCCACCCCTTGCTCCGCTTGATGTGTACGAGTCTAAAGTGAAAGATGGAACGCTGTATCTAGGAAAAGCAAAGCCAAGAGGGGGTGCAAAGTAG
- the qcrB gene encoding menaquinol-cytochrome c reductase cytochrome b subunit, with amino-acid sequence MLNKIYDWVDERLDITPIWRDIADHEVPEHVNPAHHFSAFVYCFGGLTFFVTVIQILSGMFLTMYYVPDIKNAWESVYYLQNEVAYGQIVRGMHHWGASLVIVMMFLHTLRVFFQGAYKKPRELNWIVGVLIFFVMLGLGFTGYLLPWDMKALFATKVGIQIAEQTPLIGPYIKTLLAGHSEIVGAQTLTRFFAIHVFFLPAALLGLMAFHFIMIRKQGISGPL; translated from the coding sequence ATGTTAAATAAAATTTATGATTGGGTAGATGAAAGATTAGATATTACACCAATATGGCGTGATATCGCTGATCATGAAGTACCTGAACATGTAAACCCGGCACATCACTTTTCTGCATTCGTCTATTGCTTTGGAGGACTTACCTTTTTCGTTACTGTAATTCAAATTTTATCTGGAATGTTTTTGACGATGTATTATGTGCCTGATATTAAAAATGCTTGGGAATCCGTTTACTATTTACAAAATGAAGTTGCTTATGGGCAAATTGTTCGTGGTATGCACCACTGGGGTGCTAGTCTCGTAATTGTAATGATGTTTTTACATACACTCAGAGTTTTCTTCCAAGGTGCGTATAAAAAGCCCCGTGAGTTAAATTGGATTGTTGGTGTTCTTATTTTCTTTGTTATGTTAGGTCTTGGTTTTACTGGATATTTATTACCGTGGGATATGAAAGCTTTATTTGCTACAAAAGTAGGGATTCAAATTGCAGAGCAAACACCGCTCATTGGTCCTTATATTAAAACATTACTCGCTGGTCATTCCGAAATTGTTGGCGCTCAAACATTAACTCGCTTCTTTGCTATTCACGTCTTCTTCTTACCAGCAGCACTTCTAGGTTTAATGGCCTTCCACTTCATCATGATTCGCAAACAAGGTATTTCCGGTCCACTATAA
- the qcrC gene encoding menaquinol-cytochrome c reductase cytochrome b/c subunit, which produces MHRGKGMKFVGDSRVPVARKPNIPKDYSEYPGKTEAFWPNFLLKEWMVGAVFLIGYLCLTVAHPSPLERMADPTDAGYIPLPDWYFLFLYQLLKYSYASGSFTVIGAFIMPGIAFGALLLAPFLDRGPERRPLKRPVATGFMLLAIASIIFLTWESVAHHDWEAAKKQGAIVKTAPVDKNDDGYKLMQKNTCLTCHGDNLQGGAAAPALQNLTLKPEEIAKIAKDGKGSMPKGVFKGTDEELKKLSEFVAKYNKK; this is translated from the coding sequence ATGCATCGCGGCAAAGGGATGAAGTTTGTAGGAGATTCTCGGGTACCAGTAGCTCGGAAACCAAATATTCCAAAAGACTATTCTGAATACCCAGGGAAAACAGAAGCATTTTGGCCGAACTTCTTGTTAAAAGAATGGATGGTTGGTGCAGTTTTTTTAATCGGTTATTTATGTTTAACAGTGGCGCATCCGTCGCCACTTGAGAGAATGGCGGATCCAACAGATGCTGGATATATACCACTTCCAGATTGGTATTTCTTATTCTTGTATCAGTTATTAAAGTATTCTTATGCTTCCGGTTCATTTACTGTAATTGGAGCGTTTATTATGCCAGGGATTGCGTTTGGTGCATTACTGTTAGCTCCATTTCTTGATCGAGGTCCAGAAAGACGTCCATTGAAGCGTCCTGTAGCAACTGGATTTATGCTTTTAGCAATTGCATCGATTATCTTTTTAACTTGGGAATCTGTAGCACACCACGACTGGGAAGCTGCAAAGAAACAAGGAGCAATTGTAAAAACAGCGCCAGTTGATAAAAATGATGATGGCTATAAATTAATGCAAAAAAATACTTGTTTAACATGTCATGGTGACAACTTACAGGGCGGGGCGGCAGCACCAGCACTGCAAAACTTAACTTTAAAGCCAGAAGAAATTGCTAAAATTGCGAAAGATGGAAAAGGTTCCATGCCTAAAGGTGTATTTAAAGGTACAGATGAGGAACTGAAGAAGCTTTCGGAATTCGTTGCAAAGTATAATAAAAAATAA
- a CDS encoding DUF1405 domain-containing protein: protein MVYLYAMLRQRSVLLFLLVVNILGTIYGFIWYGNQLKETSPIFWPFVPDSPMASLFFVFVLIAFLTKRNWGLIEALAIVTLIKYGIWAVVVNAIMIYVKGPIGLMGYMLMLSHFAMAVQGVLYAPFYRIKKWHFIVAGVWTLHNDAIDYLFWQMPRYGIMHLFVEEIGYFTFWLSVAVLCITYYCCLREHRKQFSL, encoded by the coding sequence TTGGTGTACTTGTATGCAATGTTAAGACAACGCTCGGTATTATTATTTTTATTGGTTGTTAACATATTAGGTACAATTTACGGGTTTATATGGTACGGAAATCAATTGAAAGAAACGTCACCTATATTTTGGCCGTTTGTACCAGATAGTCCTATGGCGAGTCTCTTTTTTGTCTTTGTTTTAATTGCTTTTTTGACAAAGAGAAACTGGGGATTAATAGAAGCGCTAGCGATTGTTACTTTAATAAAATATGGTATTTGGGCTGTTGTTGTAAATGCGATTATGATTTACGTAAAAGGTCCTATTGGCCTTATGGGCTACATGTTAATGCTTTCGCACTTTGCGATGGCGGTGCAAGGTGTTTTATATGCTCCATTTTACCGTATAAAAAAATGGCATTTTATAGTAGCGGGTGTGTGGACGTTGCATAACGATGCAATTGATTATTTATTTTGGCAAATGCCGCGATATGGAATTATGCATTTGTTTGTAGAGGAAATTGGTTATTTTACGTTTTGGTTAAGCGTTGCTGTACTATGTATTACATATTATTGTTGCTTACGTGAGCACAGGAAACAATTTTCTTTATGA
- the lit gene encoding lipoprotein intramolecular transacylase Lit: MEKNKSGTKILDRLITLIVSYSIAFSIFALATTAVVYGKWLYYFEIDFLNIPDLADMTKDEIKRNYDVLITYLSPFYDGALHLPTLDMSTNGRIHFVDVKNILVKIQYVMYATIMIAVIGGIYLLKKKNEKFLLHGSILTIIFPIALMLPIAINFEKSFVLFHKLLFSNDYWMFDIETDPVILMLPEEFFMHAACAILLFILGGSILCYSLYRYFVKKKRMSKKKFSA; the protein is encoded by the coding sequence ATGGAGAAAAATAAGAGTGGTACAAAAATATTGGATCGATTGATTACTTTAATTGTTTCATATAGCATAGCATTTTCTATTTTTGCACTTGCAACAACGGCAGTTGTGTATGGAAAATGGCTGTATTATTTTGAAATTGATTTTTTAAATATTCCTGATTTAGCGGATATGACGAAGGATGAAATTAAAAGAAATTACGATGTGCTTATTACATATTTATCCCCGTTTTATGACGGAGCATTACATTTGCCAACATTAGATATGTCTACAAATGGCCGTATTCATTTTGTAGATGTTAAAAATATTTTAGTAAAGATTCAATATGTGATGTATGCGACAATTATGATTGCAGTGATAGGCGGAATTTATTTATTAAAAAAGAAAAATGAAAAGTTTTTACTGCACGGATCGATTTTAACAATCATTTTTCCGATAGCGCTTATGTTACCAATCGCTATTAATTTTGAAAAGAGCTTTGTATTATTCCATAAGCTTTTATTCAGTAATGATTATTGGATGTTTGATATTGAAACGGATCCAGTTATATTAATGCTACCAGAGGAGTTCTTTATGCATGCTGCGTGTGCTATTTTATTATTCATTTTAGGTGGTAGTATACTTTGTTATAGTTTATATAGATATTTCGTAAAAAAGAAAAGGATGTCAAAGAAAAAATTCTCTGCTTAA
- the ypjB gene encoding sporulation protein YpjB — protein sequence MKRTLIGLIAFLIIMFPLRIYAEEWNELTGLLDDSLQLVKRNEDEKAVQVLQLFSEQFLIKGNEKKQEVTPDQVRVISLAYDKAQQSLFEEGLGKQAKMDNVLALQLAVDAQVSKYQPLWMERERKVMDAFSQMEKAMEKEDVGQFQQTLNTFLNEFNIIYPSLMIALPENEVQRVNAHLSYLDEFRNVMLKTKGGQMQLGIIKGDLQKIFHTVKKDEIAPSLIWFMTITGGLILFTLTYVGWRKYKGEREKRKSNVHSKNR from the coding sequence ATGAAGAGAACATTAATTGGATTGATAGCATTTCTAATTATAATGTTTCCATTACGTATATATGCTGAAGAGTGGAATGAGCTAACAGGGTTGTTAGATGACTCGTTACAGTTAGTGAAGCGTAATGAAGATGAAAAAGCAGTACAAGTATTACAACTTTTCTCAGAGCAATTTTTAATCAAGGGGAATGAAAAGAAGCAGGAAGTAACACCAGATCAAGTTAGAGTTATTTCTTTAGCTTACGACAAGGCGCAACAATCGCTCTTTGAAGAAGGTTTAGGTAAGCAAGCTAAAATGGATAATGTGCTGGCATTACAACTTGCTGTTGATGCGCAAGTATCGAAATATCAACCGCTTTGGATGGAAAGAGAAAGAAAAGTAATGGATGCCTTTTCTCAAATGGAAAAAGCGATGGAAAAAGAAGATGTTGGGCAGTTTCAACAAACGTTAAATACATTTTTAAATGAATTCAATATTATTTATCCAAGCTTAATGATTGCTTTGCCAGAAAACGAGGTACAGCGTGTAAATGCTCATTTATCTTATTTGGATGAATTTCGTAACGTTATGTTAAAAACGAAAGGCGGCCAAATGCAATTAGGGATTATTAAAGGGGATTTGCAAAAGATATTTCACACAGTAAAAAAGGATGAAATTGCACCCTCTCTCATTTGGTTTATGACAATTACTGGGGGACTTATTTTATTCACATTAACTTATGTTGGATGGAGAAAGTATAAAGGAGAGAGAGAGAAAAGAAAAAGTAATGTACATTCTAAAAATAGATAA
- a CDS encoding zinc metallopeptidase: protein MMFYLIYFAIIMIIPLYAQSRVRSAYSKYSQVYSTSGMTGAEVARKILDENGLYNVAVEETPGHLSDHYDPTAKTVRLSTDNYYGHSVAGTAVAAHEVGHAIQDAKDYKFMRVRHSLVPVANFGSNMSWVFVLIGIFAQMSGLLLLGIILMAAGVVFQLVTLPVEFDASKRAMQQIEALGIVSTDEYGQARKVLNAAALTYVAAAAVAVFELLRLVLMYTGMQRSDD, encoded by the coding sequence ATGATGTTTTATTTAATTTACTTCGCGATCATAATGATCATACCGTTGTATGCACAGTCAAGAGTACGTAGTGCCTATAGCAAGTATTCACAAGTTTATTCAACATCAGGTATGACAGGAGCGGAAGTGGCTCGAAAAATTTTAGATGAAAATGGATTATACAACGTAGCTGTAGAAGAAACACCAGGTCATTTATCAGACCATTATGATCCAACCGCTAAGACGGTTCGATTATCAACAGATAACTATTATGGACATTCAGTTGCTGGTACGGCAGTTGCAGCACATGAAGTAGGACACGCAATTCAAGATGCAAAAGATTACAAATTTATGCGCGTTCGTCATTCGTTAGTGCCAGTTGCAAACTTTGGTTCGAATATGTCTTGGGTTTTCGTCCTAATCGGTATATTTGCACAAATGTCTGGTTTGTTGTTATTAGGTATCATTCTAATGGCAGCAGGTGTTGTGTTCCAGCTCGTTACATTACCAGTTGAGTTTGATGCGTCAAAGCGTGCGATGCAACAAATTGAAGCGTTAGGTATTGTATCAACAGATGAATATGGCCAAGCTCGTAAAGTATTAAATGCGGCAGCATTAACATATGTAGCAGCTGCAGCTGTAGCGGTATTTGAATTATTACGTCTCGTATTAATGTATACTGGTATGCAGCGTAGCGACGACTAA
- a CDS encoding uracil-DNA glycosylase: MKYPDHLVKQVKERSAPYQLEGFLSGQGPENPKFMLLGEAPGETEIHNGIPFSGRAGKQLMGFLERIHVTREEVYITSAVRSRPYKWREKKERNGEIIQKKYNRTPNQGEIVAHAPLLDYELEKINPKLIVTLGNIGLQRLTGKNKKITDVHGQLLKQPIQKLKDMQSAEFIWSENEYHVFPTFHPASIFYNRSLLELIYEDLEKLKRLVIKN; this comes from the coding sequence ATGAAATATCCAGACCATTTAGTAAAACAAGTGAAAGAGCGTAGTGCTCCTTATCAACTAGAAGGTTTTTTAAGTGGACAAGGCCCTGAAAATCCCAAATTTATGTTGTTAGGAGAAGCGCCTGGTGAAACAGAAATTCATAATGGGATTCCGTTTAGCGGGAGGGCGGGAAAACAATTAATGGGTTTTTTAGAGCGTATTCACGTTACAAGGGAAGAAGTATATATTACGAGCGCTGTTCGGAGTAGACCTTATAAATGGCGAGAGAAAAAAGAACGAAATGGTGAAATCATACAAAAAAAGTATAATAGAACGCCAAATCAAGGAGAAATAGTTGCCCATGCGCCTTTATTAGATTATGAATTAGAGAAAATAAATCCGAAGCTTATCGTCACGCTTGGAAATATCGGTCTTCAACGTTTAACAGGAAAAAATAAAAAAATCACAGATGTACATGGGCAATTATTAAAACAGCCCATTCAAAAATTAAAGGATATGCAAAGTGCAGAGTTTATATGGTCAGAGAATGAATATCATGTTTTTCCAACTTTTCATCCAGCTTCTATTTTTTATAATCGGAGTTTATTGGAGCTTATTTATGAGGATTTGGAGAAGCTTAAAAGACTTGTAATAAAAAACTAG
- a CDS encoding YitT family protein: MTSKLKMRNIIFILIGSAIFSFGIVNINIENHLAEGGFTGITLLLYFLFKFDPSYSNLILNIPIFFIGWRLLGRTTFLYTLIGTFSVSLFLWIFQRYEVLNLHLNLQNDMTLAALFAGAFIGIGLGIIFKYGGTTGGVDIIARLAHKYVGWSMGKTMFMFDAVVIVVSILTYLSYREGMYTLVAVFIGAKVIDFMQEGAYAAKGATIISEKNDEIAAKILSEMERGATFLKAVGSYTKMERNVLYCVVAKNEIVKLKNIITSVDPHAFVAVSDVHDVVGEGFTLDENKNPLHN; the protein is encoded by the coding sequence ATGACATCAAAATTGAAGATGCGAAATATTATTTTTATTTTAATCGGTTCCGCTATATTTTCTTTCGGTATTGTCAATATCAATATTGAAAACCACCTTGCAGAGGGTGGGTTTACTGGTATTACACTATTATTGTATTTTTTATTTAAGTTTGATCCTTCCTACTCAAACTTAATTTTAAATATCCCTATATTTTTTATTGGTTGGAGGTTACTTGGCAGAACGACATTTTTATATACATTAATCGGCACCTTTAGCGTATCTTTATTTCTATGGATTTTCCAGCGTTACGAAGTGCTCAACTTACATTTAAACTTGCAAAATGATATGACACTCGCAGCTTTATTCGCCGGGGCATTTATCGGTATCGGCCTTGGAATAATATTTAAATATGGCGGGACTACTGGCGGTGTAGATATTATCGCACGACTAGCTCACAAATATGTTGGCTGGAGTATGGGAAAAACAATGTTTATGTTTGATGCTGTCGTTATCGTAGTCTCTATTCTTACCTATTTATCATACCGCGAGGGCATGTATACGCTAGTTGCTGTTTTTATCGGTGCTAAAGTCATTGATTTTATGCAAGAAGGGGCTTATGCTGCAAAAGGAGCGACTATTATCTCAGAGAAAAACGATGAAATTGCTGCCAAAATTTTATCTGAAATGGAGCGCGGAGCAACCTTTTTAAAGGCTGTTGGATCGTATACAAAAATGGAACGTAACGTACTGTATTGCGTTGTTGCTAAAAATGAAATCGTGAAATTAAAAAATATTATTACGTCTGTAGATCCTCATGCTTTTGTCGCTGTAAGTGATGTACATGATGTAGTTGGTGAAGGATTTACGTTAGATGAAAATAAAAACCCTTTACATAATTAA
- a CDS encoding nucleotide pyrophosphohydrolase, with protein sequence MEAKTMKDMQKEVDAYIGQFKEGYFSPLAMMARLTEEMGELAREVNHYYGEKPKKTTEKERSIEEELGDVLFVMICMANSLNIDLETAHNIVMNKFNTRDKDRWTRIDEGEKE encoded by the coding sequence ATGGAAGCAAAAACGATGAAAGATATGCAGAAAGAAGTAGATGCATATATTGGTCAGTTTAAAGAAGGTTATTTCAGTCCGCTTGCAATGATGGCTCGTTTAACGGAAGAAATGGGAGAGCTTGCGAGAGAGGTAAATCATTATTATGGTGAGAAACCGAAGAAAACAACTGAAAAAGAAAGAAGTATTGAAGAAGAGCTTGGAGATGTATTATTTGTTATGATTTGTATGGCAAATAGTTTAAATATTGATTTAGAGACAGCACATAACATTGTAATGAATAAATTTAATACACGTGATAAAGATCGCTGGACACGTATTGATGAGGGAGAGAAAGAATAA
- the dapB gene encoding dihydrodipicolinate reductase, with protein MKEIKVIIAGPRGRMGHEAVLLMERTEHFNLVAAVDYKHGGEKISDLPGMPALHAPIYADLHTCLDEVEADVLLDLTTPEVGKQHVTLAVERGLRSVIGTTGFTEEELARLTENAKEKAVGTIIAPNFAIGAVLMMKFSQMAAKYFQDVEVIELHHDQKLDAPSGTAVKTVELIRQNRESKQQGHPNEVEQLAGARGANVDGIHIHSVRLPGLIAHQEVMFGGDGQMLTVRHDSFNRASFMSGVKLSIETVMNLDHLVYGLENIID; from the coding sequence ATGAAAGAAATTAAAGTAATTATCGCCGGACCAAGAGGACGTATGGGACATGAAGCAGTCCTTCTTATGGAAAGAACGGAACATTTTAATTTAGTAGCAGCAGTGGATTATAAGCATGGTGGTGAGAAGATTTCTGATTTACCTGGCATGCCAGCATTACATGCACCGATTTACGCTGATTTACATACTTGTTTAGATGAAGTAGAAGCAGATGTGTTGTTAGATTTAACAACACCAGAAGTTGGGAAACAACACGTTACACTTGCAGTTGAGCGTGGACTTCGTTCTGTTATTGGTACAACTGGATTTACAGAAGAAGAATTGGCACGTTTAACAGAGAATGCAAAAGAAAAAGCAGTAGGAACAATTATTGCTCCAAACTTTGCAATTGGTGCAGTTCTTATGATGAAATTCTCACAAATGGCAGCGAAATATTTCCAAGATGTTGAGGTAATTGAATTACATCATGATCAAAAATTAGACGCACCATCTGGTACAGCTGTAAAAACGGTAGAATTAATTCGTCAAAATCGTGAATCAAAGCAGCAAGGTCATCCAAATGAAGTAGAGCAACTAGCAGGTGCACGTGGTGCAAATGTAGACGGTATTCACATTCATAGTGTACGTTTGCCAGGGCTTATTGCACACCAAGAAGTAATGTTTGGTGGAGATGGACAAATGTTAACAGTTCGTCATGATTCATTCAATCGTGCATCATTTATGTCAGGTGTAAAACTATCAATTGAGACAGTAATGAACCTTGATCATCTTGTGTACGGTTTAGAAAATATTATCGACTAA
- the mgsA gene encoding methylglyoxal synthase encodes MKIALIAHDKKKNDMVSFAYAYKPIFEQHELFATGTTGLRIMEATGLVVTRYQSGPLGGDQEIGAMIAKNDLDMVIFFRDPLTAQPHEPDVNALLRLCDVYAIPLATNMASAEMLMHALERGDLDYRKLRK; translated from the coding sequence ATGAAAATTGCCTTAATCGCACATGACAAAAAGAAAAATGATATGGTTTCGTTTGCATACGCATATAAACCAATTTTTGAGCAACATGAATTATTTGCAACAGGAACGACAGGGCTTCGTATTATGGAAGCGACTGGATTAGTTGTAACAAGATATCAATCTGGCCCTCTTGGTGGAGATCAAGAAATTGGTGCAATGATTGCAAAAAACGATTTAGATATGGTGATTTTCTTCCGCGATCCATTAACAGCACAGCCGCATGAACCGGATGTGAATGCATTGCTTCGTTTATGTGATGTATATGCGATTCCACTTGCAACGAATATGGCAAGTGCTGAAATGTTGATGCACGCATTAGAGCGAGGAGATTTAGATTATCGTAAGTTAAGAAAATGA
- the bshB1 gene encoding bacillithiol biosynthesis deacetylase BshB1, whose amino-acid sequence MSGLHILAFGAHADDVEIGMAGTIAKYTKQGYEVGICDLTEADLSSNGTIELRKEEAEVAARIMGVKTRLNLAMPDRGLYMKEEYIREIVKVIRTYKPKLVFAPYYEDRHPDHANCAKLVEEAIFSAGIRKYMPELSPHRVESFYNYMINGFHKPNFCIDISEYLSIKVEALEAYESQFSTGSDGVKTPLTEGYVETVIAREKMFGKEVGVLYAEGFMSKKPVLLHADLLGGCK is encoded by the coding sequence ATGAGTGGATTACATATATTAGCGTTTGGTGCTCATGCCGATGATGTTGAAATCGGCATGGCTGGTACCATCGCTAAATATACAAAGCAAGGGTATGAAGTAGGTATTTGTGATTTAACAGAAGCTGATCTTTCTTCCAATGGAACGATAGAGTTGAGAAAAGAAGAAGCAGAGGTCGCAGCTCGTATAATGGGAGTAAAAACGAGGCTGAATTTAGCGATGCCAGACCGTGGTTTGTATATGAAAGAAGAGTATATACGTGAAATTGTCAAGGTGATCCGTACATATAAACCAAAACTAGTTTTTGCGCCATACTATGAAGATCGTCATCCAGATCATGCAAATTGTGCAAAGCTTGTGGAAGAGGCTATTTTTTCAGCAGGAATCCGTAAATATATGCCGGAACTTTCACCACATCGTGTGGAGTCTTTTTATAATTATATGATTAATGGTTTTCATAAACCGAATTTTTGTATAGATATAAGTGAGTACCTCTCTATAAAGGTGGAAGCATTAGAAGCATATGAAAGTCAATTTTCAACAGGAAGTGATGGTGTTAAGACACCGTTAACAGAAGGATACGTTGAAACTGTGATTGCTCGTGAGAAGATGTTTGGAAAAGAAGTTGGAGTCTTGTATGCCGAGGGATTTATGAGTAAGAAACCGGTTTTATTACATGCTGATTTATTAGGGGGATGTAAATGA